Proteins from one Streptomyces sp. NBC_00289 genomic window:
- the nuoH gene encoding NADH-quinone oxidoreductase subunit NuoH — protein MSPYLAAEDLSMFGTDPWWLVVVKAVFCFAFLMLTVLFSIVWERKVVAWMQLRIGPNRHGPWGMLQSLADGMKLMLKEDVIVKRADKVVYVLAPIVAAIPAFMAIAVIPFGPADNEVSIFGQRTAMQLTDLPIAMLYVLAIASVGIYGIVLAGWSSGSTYPLLGGLRSCAQMISYEIAMGAAFASVFLYSGSMSTSTIVEQQHDRWYIVLLPVSFLIYIVTMVGETNRAPFDMPESEGDLVGGFNTEYSSIKFAMFMLAEYVNMVTVSAVSTTLFLGGWRAPWPISTFWEGANHGWWPMLWFVVKVQLLLFFFIWLRGTLPRVRYDQLMKLGWKVLIPVSVVWLMLVATVRTLRNENYDFADIALYVGGGVLALLLLSFLADMFREKAKTAERPDQEPAGFDAMAGGFPVPPLPGQELPPVPRRHPRRERELIVSGGPDTASDESIGGTREGKEASDG, from the coding sequence ATGAGCCCGTATCTCGCTGCTGAAGACCTCTCGATGTTCGGCACCGATCCATGGTGGCTGGTCGTCGTCAAGGCGGTGTTCTGCTTCGCCTTCCTGATGTTGACCGTGCTGTTCTCCATCGTGTGGGAGCGCAAGGTCGTCGCCTGGATGCAGCTGCGCATCGGCCCCAACCGGCACGGCCCCTGGGGCATGCTCCAGTCGCTGGCCGACGGCATGAAGCTGATGCTGAAGGAAGACGTCATCGTCAAACGCGCGGACAAGGTCGTCTACGTCCTCGCGCCGATCGTCGCGGCCATCCCGGCCTTCATGGCGATCGCGGTGATCCCGTTCGGCCCGGCCGACAACGAGGTGTCGATCTTCGGCCAGCGCACCGCGATGCAGCTGACCGACCTGCCGATCGCGATGCTGTACGTCCTCGCGATCGCCTCCGTCGGCATCTACGGCATCGTCCTCGCGGGATGGAGCTCCGGCTCCACGTATCCGCTGCTGGGCGGTCTGCGCTCCTGCGCGCAGATGATCTCGTACGAGATCGCCATGGGCGCCGCCTTCGCCTCGGTGTTCCTCTACTCGGGATCGATGTCGACGTCGACGATCGTCGAGCAGCAGCACGACCGCTGGTACATCGTCCTGCTGCCGGTCTCCTTCCTGATCTACATCGTGACGATGGTCGGCGAGACCAACCGCGCCCCCTTCGACATGCCGGAGTCCGAGGGCGACCTGGTCGGCGGGTTCAACACCGAGTACTCGTCGATCAAGTTCGCGATGTTCATGCTCGCCGAGTACGTGAACATGGTGACGGTCTCCGCCGTGTCGACCACGCTGTTCCTGGGCGGCTGGCGGGCCCCGTGGCCGATCAGCACCTTCTGGGAGGGCGCGAACCACGGCTGGTGGCCGATGCTCTGGTTCGTCGTCAAGGTCCAGCTGCTGCTGTTCTTCTTCATCTGGCTGCGCGGCACGCTCCCACGGGTCCGCTACGACCAGCTGATGAAGCTCGGCTGGAAGGTCCTCATCCCGGTCTCCGTGGTCTGGCTGATGCTCGTCGCCACCGTGCGGACCCTGCGGAACGAGAACTACGACTTCGCCGACATCGCCCTCTACGTGGGCGGCGGCGTCCTCGCCCTGCTGCTGCTCTCCTTCCTCGCCGACATGTTCCGCGAGAAGGCGAAGACGGCCGAGCGGCCCGATCAGGAGCCGGCCGGCTTCGACGCGATGGCGGGCGGATTCCCCGTACCGCCACTGCCGGGACAGGAGTTGCCACCGGTGCCGCGGCGCCACCCGCGCCGTGAGCGCGAGTTGATTGTCAGTGGCGGGCCGGATACTGCGAGTGACGAATCGATCGGCGGAACTCGTGAAGGAAAGGAGGCGTCCGATGGCTGA
- a CDS encoding NADH-quinone oxidoreductase subunit G has translation MTVTTSAPSGGGEAAVPPEDLVSLTIDGAEISVPKGTLVIRAAEQLGIEIPRFCDHPLLDPAGACRQCIVDVEGQRKPMASCTITCTDGMVVKTHLTSPAAEKAQHGVMELLLINHPLDCPVCDKGGECPLQNQAMSHGNAESRFEGRKRTYEKPVPISTQVLLDRERCVLCARCTRFSNQVAGDPMIELIERGALQQVGTGEGDPFESYFSGNTIQICPVGALTSAAYRFRSRPFDLISTPSVCEHCSGGCATRTDHRRGKVMRRLAADDPEVNEEWICDKGRFAFRYAQQRDRLQTPLVRNAEGELVPASWPEALQIAAQGLLASRGRTGVLTGGRLTVEDAYAYSKFARVALDTNDIDFRARVHSSEEADFLAARVAGRGRDLDGTGVTYTSLEKAPAVLLVGFEAEEEAPGVFLRLRKAWRKHGQRVFSLGTHATRGLEKAGGTLLPAAPGTETEWLDALASGVGLEEGGGQAAEALRTEGAVIVVGERLAAVSGGLTAAVRAASATGARLVWIPRRAGERGAVEAGALPSLLPGGRPATDPRAREEVAGVWGVGELPHRYGRDTGQIVEAAARGELQALVVAGVEIADLPDPARAREALHEVGFLVSLELRPSEVTEHAAVVLPVAAVAEKAGTFLNWEGRVRLFEAALKPDQMIRRLAPADARVLQMLADAMDVHLGLPDLRTARAELDRLGAWDGSQATEPSETAGVLPRPAAGEAVLAGHRLLLDQGVLQEGDEALAGTRHAAHARVSAATAAEAGVKDGDLLAVTGSRGVVELPLRVTDMPDRVVWLPLNSTGGGVASDSGARPGSLVRIGPAKFADEAPKEVEA, from the coding sequence ATGACTGTGACCACCAGCGCTCCCTCGGGAGGGGGAGAGGCGGCGGTCCCGCCGGAGGATCTCGTCTCGCTGACGATCGACGGCGCCGAGATCAGCGTGCCCAAGGGCACCCTGGTCATCCGGGCCGCCGAGCAGCTCGGCATCGAGATCCCCCGCTTCTGCGACCACCCCCTGCTCGACCCGGCCGGCGCCTGCCGGCAGTGCATCGTCGATGTCGAGGGCCAGCGCAAGCCGATGGCGTCCTGCACCATCACCTGCACGGACGGGATGGTGGTGAAGACCCACCTGACCTCGCCGGCCGCCGAGAAGGCCCAGCACGGTGTGATGGAGCTGCTCCTCATCAACCACCCGCTGGACTGCCCGGTCTGCGACAAGGGCGGCGAGTGCCCGCTGCAGAACCAGGCGATGTCGCACGGCAACGCCGAGTCCCGCTTCGAGGGCCGGAAACGGACGTACGAGAAGCCCGTCCCGATCTCCACGCAGGTGCTGCTCGACCGCGAGCGGTGCGTGCTCTGCGCCCGCTGCACCCGCTTCTCCAACCAGGTCGCCGGCGACCCGATGATCGAGCTGATCGAACGGGGCGCGCTCCAGCAGGTCGGTACCGGAGAGGGCGACCCCTTCGAGTCGTACTTCTCCGGGAACACCATCCAGATCTGCCCGGTCGGCGCGCTCACCTCGGCGGCGTATCGCTTCCGCTCCCGCCCCTTCGACCTCATCTCCACGCCGTCCGTGTGCGAGCACTGCTCCGGCGGCTGCGCCACGCGCACCGACCACCGGCGCGGCAAGGTCATGCGGCGTCTGGCCGCGGACGACCCGGAGGTCAACGAGGAGTGGATCTGCGACAAGGGGCGGTTCGCGTTCCGGTACGCGCAGCAGCGGGACCGGCTCCAGACACCGCTCGTGCGCAACGCGGAGGGTGAGCTCGTCCCTGCCTCCTGGCCGGAGGCGCTGCAGATCGCCGCGCAGGGGCTGCTGGCCTCGCGCGGCAGGACCGGCGTCCTGACCGGCGGTCGCCTCACCGTCGAGGACGCCTACGCGTACAGCAAGTTCGCGCGCGTGGCCCTGGACACCAACGACATCGACTTCCGCGCGCGCGTGCACAGCAGCGAGGAGGCCGACTTCCTGGCCGCCCGGGTCGCCGGGCGCGGCCGTGACCTCGACGGTACGGGCGTCACGTACACCTCCCTGGAGAAGGCCCCCGCCGTCCTCCTGGTCGGGTTCGAGGCCGAGGAGGAGGCGCCCGGCGTCTTCCTGCGGCTGCGCAAGGCCTGGCGCAAGCACGGACAGAGGGTGTTCTCCCTCGGCACGCACGCCACCCGCGGCCTGGAGAAGGCCGGCGGCACTCTGCTGCCGGCCGCTCCCGGCACCGAGACCGAGTGGCTGGACGCGCTCGCGAGCGGCGTCGGCCTCGAGGAGGGCGGAGGCCAGGCGGCCGAGGCGCTGCGTACCGAGGGCGCGGTGATCGTCGTCGGTGAGCGGCTGGCCGCCGTCTCCGGCGGCCTCACCGCCGCCGTACGGGCCGCGTCCGCGACCGGCGCCCGGCTGGTGTGGATTCCGCGCCGGGCGGGGGAGCGCGGCGCCGTGGAGGCGGGCGCGCTGCCGTCGCTGCTGCCGGGCGGCCGTCCCGCCACCGACCCGCGCGCGCGGGAGGAGGTCGCCGGTGTCTGGGGTGTCGGCGAACTCCCGCACCGCTACGGGCGCGACACCGGCCAGATCGTCGAGGCCGCCGCCCGGGGCGAGCTCCAGGCCCTCGTGGTGGCGGGCGTCGAGATCGCCGACCTGCCCGACCCGGCACGCGCGCGTGAAGCCCTTCACGAGGTGGGCTTCCTGGTGTCGCTGGAGCTGCGGCCCAGTGAGGTCACCGAGCACGCGGCCGTCGTCCTGCCCGTCGCCGCCGTCGCCGAGAAGGCCGGCACCTTCCTCAACTGGGAAGGCCGGGTCCGCCTCTTCGAGGCCGCGCTCAAGCCCGACCAGATGATCCGCCGACTGGCGCCCGCGGACGCGCGCGTGCTGCAGATGCTGGCCGACGCCATGGACGTACACCTGGGTCTGCCGGACCTGCGCACCGCGCGCGCGGAGCTGGACCGGCTGGGTGCCTGGGACGGATCGCAGGCCACCGAACCGTCGGAGACCGCGGGTGTGCTGCCGCGGCCCGCCGCCGGGGAGGCCGTGCTCGCGGGGCATCGTCTGCTGCTCGACCAGGGCGTCCTCCAGGAGGGCGACGAGGCACTCGCCGGGACGCGGCACGCCGCGCACGCGCGCGTGTCGGCCGCCACGGCCGCCGAGGCGGGCGTCAAGGACGGCGATCTGCTCGCCGTGACCGGTTCCCGCGGCGTGGTCGAACTCCCCTTGCGGGTCACCGACATGCCGGACCGGGTGGTCTGGCTTCCGCTGAACTCGACCGGCGGGGGCGTCGCCTCCGACAGCGGGGCGCGGCCCGGCTCCCTAGTCCGTATCGGCCCGGCGAAGTTCGCCGACGAGGCCCCCAAGGAGGTGGAGGCATGA
- the nuoF gene encoding NADH-quinone oxidoreductase subunit NuoF, whose protein sequence is MMTLAPEIKDTSPEKLLAPVLSAFWDEDRSWSLDVYRRHEGYEGLRKALAMSPDDLIAYVKESGLRGRGGAGFPTGMKWQFIPQGDGKPHYLVVNADESEPGTCKDIPLLFANPHSLIEGIVIACYAIRSSHAFIYLRGEVVPVLRRLHEAVREAYAAGYLGENILGSGLDLQLTVHAGAGAYICGEETALLDSLEGRRGQPRLRPPFPAVAGLYACPTVVNNVESIASVPAILQKGKEWFRSMGSEKSPGFTLYSLSGHVTSPGQYEAPLGITLRQLLEMSGGMRAGHRLKFWTPGGSSTPMFTDEHLDVPLDYEGVGAAGSMLGTKALQCFDETTCVVRAVTRWTEFYAHESCGKCTPCREGTYWLVQLLRDIEAGKGAMSDLDKLNDIADNINGKSFCALGDGAASPIFSSLKYFREEYEQHITGRGCPFDPARSTAWADRTEVNA, encoded by the coding sequence GTGATGACCTTGGCACCCGAGATCAAAGACACCAGCCCCGAGAAGCTGCTCGCACCCGTGCTGTCGGCCTTCTGGGACGAGGACAGGTCCTGGTCGCTGGACGTCTACCGAAGGCACGAGGGATACGAGGGACTCCGCAAGGCGCTCGCCATGTCGCCGGACGACCTCATCGCGTACGTCAAGGAATCCGGTCTGCGCGGTCGCGGTGGCGCGGGATTCCCCACGGGAATGAAATGGCAGTTCATTCCCCAAGGGGATGGAAAACCGCACTATCTAGTTGTCAACGCCGACGAGTCGGAGCCCGGGACGTGCAAGGACATCCCACTCCTCTTCGCGAACCCGCATAGCCTCATCGAGGGCATTGTGATCGCCTGTTATGCCATCCGGTCTTCGCATGCCTTCATCTATCTGCGCGGTGAAGTCGTCCCTGTGCTGCGGCGGTTGCACGAGGCCGTGCGTGAGGCCTACGCGGCGGGCTACCTCGGCGAGAACATCCTGGGCAGCGGACTCGACCTTCAACTCACCGTGCACGCGGGCGCGGGCGCGTACATCTGCGGTGAGGAGACCGCGCTGCTCGACTCGCTCGAAGGCCGCCGTGGTCAACCGCGGCTCCGTCCCCCTTTCCCCGCTGTCGCGGGCCTCTATGCGTGCCCGACTGTTGTGAATAACGTCGAGTCGATCGCGTCAGTTCCCGCGATTCTGCAAAAAGGCAAGGAATGGTTCAGGTCGATGGGCAGCGAGAAGTCCCCGGGCTTCACGCTCTACTCGCTCAGCGGTCACGTCACCAGTCCGGGCCAGTACGAGGCCCCGCTCGGCATCACCCTCCGTCAGCTCCTCGAGATGAGCGGCGGGATGCGCGCCGGGCATCGGCTCAAGTTCTGGACGCCGGGCGGCTCCTCGACACCGATGTTCACCGACGAGCATCTCGACGTCCCTCTTGACTACGAAGGAGTGGGCGCCGCGGGTTCCATGCTCGGCACGAAAGCTCTCCAGTGCTTCGACGAGACGACCTGCGTCGTGCGCGCCGTCACCCGCTGGACCGAGTTCTACGCCCACGAGTCCTGCGGCAAGTGCACTCCGTGCCGCGAAGGCACGTACTGGCTCGTGCAGTTGCTGCGCGACATCGAGGCCGGCAAGGGCGCCATGTCCGACCTCGACAAGCTGAACGACATCGCCGACAACATCAACGGCAAGTCTTTCTGCGCCCTCGGCGACGGCGCCGCCTCGCCGATCTTCTCCTCGCTCAAGTACTTCCGCGAGGAGTACGAGCAGCACATCACGGGCCGCGGCTGCCCCTTCGACCCGGCCAGGTCGACGGCCTGGGCCGACCGCACGGAGGTGAACGCATGA
- the nuoE gene encoding NADH-quinone oxidoreductase subunit NuoE: MTTSSSEQGVSLGMPELPAPAYPDDVRARLETDAREIIARYPDSRSALLPLLHLVQSEEGHVTRTGMRFCADVLNLTTAEVTAVATFYTMYRRRPSGDYQVGVCTNTLCAVMGGDAIFEELQEHLGVGNGGTTEDGKVTLEHIECNAACDFAPVVMVNWEFFDNQTPASATRLVDDLRAGRPVEPTRGAPICTFKETARILAGFPDERDGAVEASGSAGPASLVGLRLARGEATPTRVVHPRDGGPHDQPKDRAMHEPSPSEHLSSHDAPQDTSASDPAHPAGPTAEEGE, from the coding sequence GTGACCACCAGTTCTTCGGAGCAGGGCGTCAGCCTGGGCATGCCCGAACTGCCCGCGCCCGCCTACCCGGACGACGTCCGAGCCCGGCTGGAGACCGACGCGCGCGAGATCATCGCCCGCTACCCGGACTCCCGCTCGGCCCTGCTGCCGTTGCTGCACCTCGTGCAGTCGGAGGAGGGCCATGTCACGCGCACCGGGATGCGGTTCTGCGCGGACGTGCTGAACCTGACCACGGCCGAGGTCACCGCGGTCGCCACCTTCTACACCATGTACCGGCGCAGGCCGAGCGGCGACTACCAGGTCGGCGTCTGCACCAACACCCTGTGCGCGGTGATGGGCGGCGACGCGATCTTCGAGGAGCTCCAGGAGCACCTCGGCGTCGGCAACGGCGGGACCACTGAGGACGGCAAGGTCACGCTGGAGCACATCGAGTGCAACGCGGCCTGCGACTTCGCGCCGGTGGTGATGGTCAACTGGGAGTTCTTCGACAACCAGACCCCGGCGAGCGCCACGCGCCTCGTCGACGACCTGCGCGCGGGACGGCCGGTCGAGCCCACGCGCGGGGCCCCGATCTGCACCTTCAAGGAGACCGCCCGGATCCTCGCGGGCTTCCCCGACGAGCGGGACGGCGCCGTCGAGGCGAGTGGCAGCGCGGGACCCGCTTCCCTGGTGGGCCTCCGCCTGGCCAGGGGAGAGGCGACACCCACGCGCGTGGTCCATCCGCGCGACGGCGGCCCGCACGACCAGCCGAAGGACCGGGCGATGCACGAGCCGTCGCCCAGCGAACACCTGAGTTCGCACGACGCGCCGCAGGACACGTCGGCCTCCGACCCGGCCCACCCGGCAGGGCCGACCGCCGAGGAGGGGGAGTGA
- a CDS encoding NADH-quinone oxidoreductase subunit D, whose translation MASARETTEGTVYTVTGGDWDEVVQSAARADDERIVVNMGPQHPSTHGVLRLILEIEGETVTEARCGIGYLHTGIEKNLEYRTWTQGTTFVTRMDYLTSFFNETAYCLAVEKLLGIEDQITDRAEIIRVLLMELNRMSSHLVCIATGGMELGATTIMIYGFRDREMILDIYELITGLRMNHAYIRPGGLAQDLPPGAVDHIREFVKKMKRNLPEYDKLATGNPIFKARMQDVGHLDLAGCMALGATGPILRATGLPHDLRKAQPYCGYETYDFDVPTADSSDSYGRFLVRLEEMRQSLRIVEQCLDRLQPGPVMVADKKIAWPAQLALGPDGLGNSLDHIKKIMGTSMEALIHHFKLVTEGFRVPPGQAYAAVESPKGELGVHAVSDGGTRPYRVHFRDPSFTNLQAMAAMCEGGQVADVIVAVASIDPVMGGVDR comes from the coding sequence ATGGCATCCGCCCGTGAGACCACCGAGGGCACCGTCTACACCGTCACCGGTGGCGACTGGGACGAGGTCGTCCAGTCCGCGGCCCGCGCGGACGACGAGCGCATCGTGGTCAACATGGGTCCGCAGCACCCCTCCACCCACGGTGTGCTCCGGCTCATCCTGGAGATCGAGGGCGAGACCGTCACCGAGGCCCGCTGCGGCATCGGCTATCTGCACACCGGCATCGAGAAGAACCTCGAGTACCGCACGTGGACGCAGGGCACCACGTTCGTGACGCGCATGGACTACCTGACGTCCTTCTTCAACGAGACCGCCTACTGCCTCGCCGTCGAGAAACTTCTCGGTATCGAGGACCAGATCACCGACCGGGCCGAGATCATCCGGGTGCTCCTGATGGAGCTGAACCGGATGTCCTCCCACCTGGTGTGCATCGCCACCGGCGGCATGGAGCTCGGCGCCACCACGATCATGATCTACGGATTCCGTGATCGTGAAATGATTCTCGACATCTACGAGCTCATCACGGGCCTCAGGATGAACCACGCGTACATCCGCCCCGGCGGCCTCGCGCAGGACCTGCCGCCCGGCGCGGTGGACCACATCCGCGAGTTCGTGAAGAAGATGAAGAGGAACCTCCCGGAGTACGACAAGCTCGCCACCGGGAACCCCATCTTCAAGGCCCGTATGCAGGACGTCGGCCACCTCGACCTGGCCGGCTGCATGGCCCTCGGCGCCACCGGCCCGATCCTGCGCGCCACCGGCCTGCCGCACGACCTGCGCAAGGCACAGCCGTACTGCGGCTACGAGACGTACGACTTCGACGTCCCGACCGCCGACTCCAGTGACTCCTACGGCCGCTTCCTGGTCCGCCTGGAGGAGATGCGCCAGTCGCTCAGGATCGTCGAGCAGTGCCTGGACCGGCTGCAGCCGGGACCGGTCATGGTCGCCGACAAGAAGATCGCCTGGCCCGCCCAGCTCGCCCTGGGCCCCGACGGTCTCGGCAACTCCCTCGACCACATCAAGAAGATCATGGGCACGTCCATGGAGGCCCTGATCCACCACTTCAAGCTGGTGACCGAAGGCTTCCGCGTACCGCCGGGACAGGCGTACGCGGCGGTCGAGTCGCCCAAGGGCGAACTCGGGGTGCACGCCGTGTCCGACGGTGGCACCCGCCCCTACCGGGTCCACTTCCGTGACCCGTCCTTCACCAATCTGCAGGCCATGGCGGCGATGTGTGAGGGCGGCCAGGTCGCCGACGTCATCGTCGCCGTCGCGTCCATCGACCCCGTGATGGGAGGCGTCGACCGGTGA
- a CDS encoding NADH-quinone oxidoreductase subunit C, which yields MSDANGTNEPSNGVNPEKDLGASNLPGRRGEGGEEIRVQRGMFGANNGGDTSGYGGLVRSVRLPGPASRPYGGWFDEVADELEGALEEQGLLPDNAIDRTVVDRDELTFHIEREHLVRVAQTLRDDPALRFELCTGVSGVHYPEDKGRELHAVYHLRSITHNRLIRLEVSAPDADPHIPSLVPVYPTNDWHERETYDFFGIVFDGHPALTRIMMPDDWQGHAQRKDYPLGGIPVEYKGAQIPAPDQRRSYS from the coding sequence GTGAGCGACGCGAACGGCACCAACGAGCCGTCGAACGGGGTGAACCCCGAAAAGGACCTCGGCGCCTCCAACCTCCCCGGCCGGCGCGGCGAGGGCGGTGAGGAGATCCGCGTCCAGCGCGGCATGTTCGGCGCCAACAACGGCGGTGACACCTCCGGCTACGGCGGCCTGGTCCGCTCGGTCCGTCTCCCGGGACCGGCGAGCCGCCCCTATGGCGGCTGGTTCGACGAGGTCGCCGACGAACTCGAGGGCGCGCTGGAGGAACAGGGTCTCCTCCCGGACAACGCGATCGATCGGACGGTCGTCGACCGCGACGAGCTGACCTTCCACATCGAGCGCGAGCACCTGGTCCGGGTCGCCCAGACCCTGCGCGACGACCCCGCACTGCGCTTCGAGCTGTGTACCGGCGTGAGCGGTGTGCACTACCCGGAGGACAAGGGCCGCGAACTGCACGCCGTCTACCACCTGCGCTCGATCACCCACAACCGGCTGATCCGCCTCGAAGTCAGCGCCCCGGACGCCGATCCGCACATCCCGTCCCTGGTCCCGGTCTACCCGACCAACGACTGGCACGAGCGCGAGACGTACGACTTCTTCGGCATCGTCTTCGACGGGCACCCGGCCCTGACGCGGATCATGATGCCGGACGACTGGCAGGGCCACGCGCAGCGCAAGGACTACCCCCTCGGCGGCATCCCCGTCGAGTACAAGGGCGCCCAGATCCCGGCTCCGGACCAGCGGAGGTCGTACTCGTGA
- a CDS encoding NADH-quinone oxidoreductase subunit B family protein, with protein sequence MGLEEKLPSGFLLTTVEQAAGWVRKASVFPATFGLACCAIEMMTTGAGRYDLARFGMEVFRGSPRQADLMIVAGRVSQKMAPVLRQVYDQMPNPKWVISMGVCASSGGMFNNYAIVQGVDHIVPVDIYLPGCPPRPEMLIDAILKLHQKIQSSKLGVNAEEAAREAEEAALKALPTIEMKGLLR encoded by the coding sequence ATGGGACTCGAAGAAAAGCTGCCGAGCGGCTTCCTGCTGACCACCGTCGAGCAGGCCGCGGGCTGGGTGCGCAAGGCGTCCGTCTTCCCCGCCACATTCGGCCTCGCCTGCTGTGCCATCGAGATGATGACCACCGGCGCCGGCCGTTACGACCTGGCGCGCTTCGGCATGGAGGTCTTCCGCGGTTCGCCGCGGCAGGCGGACCTCATGATCGTGGCAGGCCGGGTCAGCCAGAAGATGGCGCCGGTGCTGCGGCAGGTCTATGACCAGATGCCGAACCCCAAGTGGGTGATCTCCATGGGGGTCTGCGCCTCCTCGGGCGGCATGTTTAACAACTACGCGATCGTCCAGGGCGTCGACCACATCGTGCCGGTCGACATCTATCTGCCCGGCTGCCCGCCACGGCCCGAGATGCTGATCGACGCGATTCTCAAGCTCCACCAGAAGATCCAGTCCTCCAAGCTCGGCGTGAACGCCGAGGAGGCGGCTCGTGAGGCGGAGGAAGCGGCGCTCAAGGCCCTGCCGACGATCGAGATGAAGGGGCTGCTGCGGTGA
- a CDS encoding NADH-quinone oxidoreductase subunit A, translating to MNAYAPILVLGALGAGFAIFSVVMATLIGPKRYNRAKLEAYECGIEPTPTPAGGGRFPIKYYLTAMLFIVFDIEIVFLYPWAVTFDALGVFGLVEMLLFVLTVFVAYAYVWRRGGLEWD from the coding sequence GTGAACGCGTATGCGCCCATCCTCGTACTGGGAGCCCTCGGGGCAGGCTTTGCGATCTTCTCCGTGGTCATGGCCACGCTGATCGGTCCGAAGCGGTACAACCGGGCCAAGCTCGAGGCCTACGAGTGCGGGATCGAGCCGACCCCCACGCCGGCCGGCGGCGGGCGCTTCCCCATCAAGTACTACCTGACGGCGATGCTCTTCATCGTCTTCGACATCGAGATCGTCTTCCTCTACCCCTGGGCCGTCACCTTCGACGCCCTGGGTGTTTTCGGGCTCGTGGAGATGCTGCTCTTCGTGCTCACCGTCTTCGTCGCGTACGCGTACGTATGGCGGCGCGGCGGCCTGGAATGGGACTGA
- a CDS encoding C40 family peptidase, with translation MSHTALIRSHRKPRRSASKIAMRAGVAGGVLSTLAVAGASGSASAAEPVTQTLELPTLTADLAAQVAQSADATQQAAANYQLQAERDSAAAKAAKQAKSDLAEAKQKAEAKKKAQQAARKAAAERASRSAERTTLAAPAASSASTGTSTSTSTSTATGSAAAVIAFVKAQIGDAYVSGGTGPNSWDCSGLVQAAFKQVGVNLPRVSQDQSTAGTQVSLSNLQPGDILYWGSAGSAYHVAVYVGDGMFVGAQNPSTGVAEKPLSYDPPTGAVRVL, from the coding sequence ATGTCCCACACCGCTCTCATACGCAGCCACCGGAAACCCCGCCGCAGCGCGTCGAAAATCGCGATGCGGGCCGGAGTTGCCGGTGGCGTTCTCAGCACCCTGGCCGTCGCCGGGGCGTCCGGTTCGGCGAGCGCCGCCGAACCGGTGACGCAGACCCTTGAACTGCCCACGCTGACCGCCGACCTGGCCGCTCAGGTCGCCCAGTCCGCGGACGCCACGCAGCAGGCCGCCGCGAACTACCAGTTGCAGGCCGAACGTGACTCGGCCGCCGCGAAGGCCGCGAAGCAGGCCAAGTCGGACCTCGCGGAGGCCAAGCAGAAGGCCGAGGCCAAGAAGAAGGCCCAGCAGGCCGCTCGCAAGGCCGCAGCCGAGCGCGCCTCGCGCAGTGCCGAGCGGACGACGTTGGCCGCTCCCGCGGCCTCCAGCGCCTCCACGGGCACGTCCACGTCCACGTCCACGTCCACTGCCACCGGTTCGGCCGCGGCCGTCATCGCCTTCGTCAAGGCGCAGATCGGTGACGCCTACGTCTCCGGCGGCACCGGCCCCAACTCCTGGGACTGCTCCGGCCTGGTCCAGGCCGCCTTCAAGCAGGTCGGCGTCAACCTGCCGCGGGTCTCCCAGGACCAGTCGACGGCCGGCACCCAGGTGTCGCTGAGCAACCTCCAGCCGGGCGACATCCTCTACTGGGGCAGCGCGGGCAGCGCGTACCACGTGGCGGTGTACGTCGGCGACGGTATGTTCGTCGGCGCGCAGAACCCCTCCACCGGCGTCGCCGAGAAGCCGCTCTCGTACGACCCGCCGACCGGAGCCGTCCGGGTGCTCTGA
- the def gene encoding peptide deformylase — MPRVFVQGKPVASYFPHAPEARRGSVRRITETGEAVLHKPCRDVTEFGPELAALIDDMFLTMYVADGAGLAANQVGVDLSLFVYDCPDDDGVRHVGHIVNPVLEPLDPAGRRLLDDGEGCLSVPGAVMDVPRPDRAVVRGLDRDGNALVIEGTGYFARCLAHETDHVNGQVYMDRLSLRERRQALRQVADRRDEVLARRAANEAELRR; from the coding sequence ATGCCCCGTGTCTTCGTCCAGGGGAAGCCTGTCGCTTCCTACTTCCCGCACGCGCCCGAGGCCCGGCGCGGGTCCGTCCGGCGCATCACCGAGACCGGTGAGGCAGTCCTGCACAAGCCGTGCCGGGACGTCACCGAGTTCGGGCCCGAGCTCGCCGCGCTCATCGACGACATGTTCCTCACGATGTACGTCGCCGACGGCGCGGGACTGGCGGCGAACCAGGTCGGCGTCGACCTGAGCCTGTTCGTGTACGACTGCCCGGACGACGACGGTGTCCGACATGTCGGACACATCGTCAATCCGGTCCTGGAGCCGCTGGATCCGGCCGGGCGACGACTGCTCGACGACGGCGAGGGCTGTCTGTCGGTGCCGGGCGCCGTCATGGACGTACCGCGCCCCGACCGTGCCGTGGTGCGCGGACTCGACAGGGACGGCAACGCGCTCGTGATCGAGGGCACGGGGTACTTCGCCCGCTGCCTCGCCCACGAGACGGACCACGTGAACGGTCAGGTCTACATGGACCGCCTCTCCCTGCGCGAACGCCGGCAGGCCCTACGGCAGGTGGCCGACCGGAGGGACGAGGTGCTCGCCCGCCGGGCCGCCAACGAAGCCGAACTCCGGAGGTAG